One Candidatus Eisenbacteria bacterium DNA window includes the following coding sequences:
- a CDS encoding MFS transporter → MHRVATQQPHGFTTYQKLVIGVLAFLQFSIVLDFMIMGPLGALLMPALSISTRQFGLLVSAYAFSAGISGFLAAGFADQFDRKKLLLFFYTGFILGTSLCGIATTYGFLLLARILTGVFGGVIGSVSMAIVADIFPLQSRGRVMGFVQSAFGASQVLGLPVGLWLGNRLGWQAPFFLIVAVSACVGAVILARLQPITSHLAAQTTESPLAHLSATVRQGRYLRAFLATMFLATGGFMLMPFASAFSVDNLKIDLDHLPWVYLATGLSSFIAGPLLGRLSDRIGRYRVFCFGSLTAIALVLVYCRLGETPLGWVIAINILLFGAVNARMISSQALVSAVPDLADRGAFMATNGSIAQLSGGLAAAVAGLIVVQHPGHPLERYDVLGSVVAGAGLLTIALMYPIQRMVSARQVEGQAGLDFGRTQPGGAGAGKPSGSPAAR, encoded by the coding sequence ATGCACCGCGTCGCGACCCAGCAACCGCACGGCTTCACCACCTACCAGAAGCTCGTGATCGGCGTGCTCGCCTTCCTCCAATTCAGCATCGTGCTGGACTTCATGATCATGGGTCCGCTCGGGGCCCTCCTGATGCCGGCCCTCTCCATCTCCACCCGTCAGTTCGGGCTCTTGGTTTCCGCCTACGCCTTCTCGGCCGGCATCTCGGGCTTCCTGGCCGCGGGCTTCGCCGACCAATTCGATCGGAAGAAGCTGCTGCTCTTCTTCTACACGGGCTTCATCCTGGGGACGTCGCTGTGCGGGATCGCCACGACCTACGGGTTCCTCCTGTTGGCGCGCATTCTCACGGGCGTGTTTGGCGGCGTCATCGGATCCGTCAGCATGGCGATCGTCGCGGACATCTTTCCGTTGCAGTCGCGCGGCCGGGTGATGGGCTTCGTGCAGAGCGCCTTCGGCGCCAGCCAGGTGCTGGGCCTGCCCGTGGGCCTCTGGCTCGGAAACCGGCTGGGATGGCAAGCGCCCTTCTTCCTAATCGTCGCCGTGAGCGCGTGCGTGGGCGCGGTCATCCTGGCAAGGCTCCAGCCCATCACCTCCCACCTCGCGGCGCAGACCACCGAGAGTCCCCTGGCCCACCTGTCGGCGACAGTCCGCCAGGGCCGCTATCTCCGGGCCTTTCTGGCCACCATGTTCCTCGCCACGGGTGGCTTCATGCTCATGCCCTTCGCGAGCGCCTTCAGCGTCGACAACCTCAAGATCGATCTGGACCACCTGCCCTGGGTCTACCTGGCCACCGGCCTCTCCAGCTTCATCGCCGGGCCCCTGTTGGGAAGGCTTAGCGACAGGATCGGCAGGTACCGCGTGTTCTGCTTCGGATCCCTAACGGCCATCGCGTTGGTACTGGTCTATTGCCGGCTCGGCGAAACGCCGCTCGGATGGGTCATCGCCATTAACATCCTCCTCTTCGGTGCCGTCAACGCGCGCATGATCTCGAGCCAGGCGTTGGTCTCGGCCGTCCCGGACCTGGCCGATCGCGGTGCCTTCATGGCCACGAACGGCTCCATCGCCCAGCTTTCAGGGGGTCTGGCGGCCGCCGTGGCGGGCCTCATCGTGGTGCAGCATCCGGGACACCCTCTGGAGCGCTACGACGTGCTTGGGTCGGTGGTCGCGGGCGCCGGCCTGCTGACCATTGCCCTCATGTACCCGATC